In a genomic window of Halobiforma lacisalsi AJ5:
- a CDS encoding HAD family hydrolase, protein MATEYDAVLFDNDGVLTTPTDRDVLVEAIRDAFADCGVSDPPTDHVETLLGPTVDSLRRVAGEHGLEPTDLWTAREEAAIAVQLEEMRAGRKRPYDDVAALRNLEAPTAIVSNNQHRTIENVLEECELTEYGFETWYGREPTIRGVERKKPTPYYLESAIDDLAASNPLYVGDSRVDVQAAEAAGIDAAFLRRDHRRGYELPIDPDYEIESLTALERIL, encoded by the coding sequence ATGGCAACGGAGTACGACGCCGTCCTCTTCGACAACGACGGCGTGTTGACGACCCCGACGGATCGTGACGTCCTCGTCGAGGCCATCCGCGACGCGTTCGCGGACTGTGGCGTGAGCGACCCGCCGACGGACCACGTCGAGACGCTGCTCGGCCCGACCGTCGACTCGCTGCGCCGCGTCGCGGGGGAGCACGGCCTCGAGCCGACGGACCTGTGGACAGCACGCGAGGAAGCCGCGATCGCCGTTCAACTCGAGGAGATGCGCGCCGGCCGAAAGCGACCGTACGACGACGTCGCCGCCCTGCGGAACCTCGAGGCACCGACCGCGATCGTCAGCAACAACCAGCACCGCACGATCGAGAACGTTCTCGAGGAGTGCGAACTGACGGAGTACGGGTTCGAGACGTGGTACGGTCGCGAGCCCACGATCCGGGGCGTCGAGCGAAAGAAGCCGACCCCCTACTATCTCGAGTCGGCGATCGACGACCTCGCGGCGTCGAACCCGCTGTACGTCGGCGACAGCCGCGTCGACGTCCAGGCGGCGGAGGCCGCGGGGATCGACGCGGCGTTCCTGCGCCGGGACCACCGCCGGGGCTACGAGCTACCGATCGACCCCGACTACGAGATCGAGTCGCTGACCGCCCTCGAGCGGATCCTCTAG
- a CDS encoding MutS-related protein, with amino-acid sequence MRLEEYWGVGPKTRETLVDELGREAAIRAIENGNVRALADAGLARGRATRILRRATGGDGIDTLATSDARSAYKDLLELASDHAVTQRAADRIRVLTPLSTREAMEERLDDVLAARDAWAGLSADDREAVLAAYERYDEREGSERAAVNAALALLEAGVDSGPFAAIADLERERLEAAAEALAALDGYESGSRVRVREGADEELDRLRGTLGAVEDMDANALEVIEDLRDDGVRDVTAFRQAFEDRLLSETDVTIDRVRAAMPENATDATDFVGGTLRALRSDLTEAIDEREETVAEAFQETLADARTAVDRAVEAVDDIALQLSLARFALEYDCTRPEFVAPDGGEAAVSVVDARNLTLAARDDESVQPVTYALGDHGVTSVPDDADSDLEAPDREQVAVLTGANSGGKTTLLETLCQVVLLASMGLPVPAERAEVTPVDSLVFHRRHASFNAGVLESTLRSIVPPLTSDGRTLMLVDEFEAITEPGSAADLLHGLVTLTVDRDAMGVFVTHLADDLEPLPPEARVDGIFAEGLDPDLELRVDYQPRFDTVGRSTPEFIVSRLVANASDRRERAGFETLGEAVGNDVVQRTLADARWSGEGNAGTD; translated from the coding sequence ATGCGACTCGAGGAGTACTGGGGGGTCGGTCCGAAGACACGGGAGACGCTGGTCGACGAACTCGGGCGCGAGGCGGCGATCCGGGCCATCGAGAACGGAAACGTCCGGGCGCTCGCGGACGCGGGGCTGGCCCGCGGCCGCGCGACGCGCATCCTCCGTCGCGCGACCGGCGGCGACGGCATCGACACGCTGGCGACGAGCGACGCTCGCTCGGCGTACAAGGACCTGCTCGAGCTGGCGAGCGACCACGCGGTCACGCAGCGAGCGGCCGACCGCATCCGTGTGCTGACGCCCCTGTCGACCCGCGAGGCGATGGAGGAACGGCTCGACGACGTGCTCGCGGCCCGGGACGCCTGGGCCGGGCTGTCCGCGGACGATCGCGAAGCCGTGCTCGCGGCCTACGAGCGCTACGACGAGCGCGAGGGCAGCGAACGCGCGGCCGTCAACGCCGCGCTCGCACTGCTCGAGGCCGGGGTCGACTCCGGCCCGTTCGCCGCGATCGCCGACCTCGAGCGCGAGCGCCTCGAGGCGGCCGCGGAGGCGCTCGCGGCCCTCGACGGGTACGAAAGCGGCTCCCGGGTTCGCGTCCGCGAGGGCGCAGACGAGGAACTCGACCGCCTGCGGGGGACGCTCGGCGCGGTCGAGGACATGGACGCCAACGCGCTCGAGGTGATCGAGGACCTGCGCGACGACGGCGTTCGCGACGTGACGGCGTTCCGGCAGGCCTTCGAGGATCGCCTGCTCTCGGAGACCGACGTGACGATCGACCGGGTGCGCGCCGCGATGCCGGAGAACGCCACCGACGCGACCGACTTCGTCGGCGGCACCCTCCGGGCGCTCAGGTCCGACCTGACCGAAGCGATCGACGAGCGGGAGGAGACCGTCGCCGAGGCGTTTCAGGAAACCCTCGCGGACGCCCGAACGGCCGTCGACCGGGCCGTCGAGGCCGTCGACGACATCGCCCTCCAGCTGTCGCTCGCGCGCTTTGCCCTCGAGTACGACTGCACGCGCCCGGAGTTCGTAGCGCCCGATGGCGGGGAGGCCGCCGTCTCGGTCGTCGACGCGCGGAACCTCACGCTCGCGGCCCGCGACGACGAGTCCGTCCAGCCGGTGACCTACGCGCTGGGCGATCACGGGGTGACGTCGGTTCCGGACGACGCCGATTCCGACCTCGAGGCTCCCGATCGGGAGCAGGTCGCCGTCCTCACCGGCGCCAACAGCGGCGGGAAAACGACGCTGCTCGAGACGCTGTGCCAGGTCGTCCTGCTGGCGTCGATGGGGCTACCCGTCCCCGCCGAGCGGGCCGAGGTCACGCCCGTCGACTCGCTGGTCTTCCACCGCCGGCACGCGAGTTTCAACGCCGGCGTCCTCGAGTCGACGCTGCGCTCGATCGTGCCGCCGCTGACCTCCGACGGGCGGACGCTGATGCTGGTCGACGAGTTCGAGGCGATCACCGAACCGGGCAGCGCGGCGGACCTGCTGCACGGGCTGGTCACCCTGACCGTCGACCGGGACGCGATGGGCGTGTTCGTCACCCACCTCGCGGACGACCTCGAGCCCCTGCCGCCCGAGGCTCGCGTCGACGGCATCTTCGCGGAAGGGCTCGATCCCGACCTCGAGTTGCGCGTCGACTACCAGCCCCGGTTCGACACCGTTGGCCGGTCGACGCCGGAGTTTATCGTCTCCCGACTCGTCGCGAACGCCTCGGACCGGCGCGAACGCGCGGGGTTCGAGACGCTGGGCGAGGCCGTGGGCAACGACGTGGTCCAGCGGACGCTCGCCGACGCGCGCTGGTCCGGCGAGGGCAACGCGGGCACCGACTGA
- a CDS encoding rhodanese-like domain-containing protein, whose product MVDEVTPDEVKEKLEDDDVQVVDIRPESEYEQGHIPGAINIPMSELPARIDEYDWGDDVVVACPIGQSSIQAARLIGSYEDADSDAVASMEGGYREWEYELETGTESETDESEAQA is encoded by the coding sequence ATGGTCGACGAAGTCACCCCCGACGAAGTCAAAGAAAAGCTCGAGGACGACGACGTACAGGTCGTCGACATCCGGCCGGAATCGGAGTACGAACAGGGCCACATCCCCGGCGCGATCAACATCCCGATGAGCGAACTACCCGCCCGGATCGACGAGTACGACTGGGGCGACGACGTGGTCGTCGCCTGCCCGATCGGCCAGAGTTCGATCCAGGCGGCCCGGCTGATCGGCAGCTACGAGGACGCCGACAGCGACGCCGTCGCGAGCATGGAGGGCGGCTACCGGGAGTGGGAGTACGAACTCGAGACGGGCACGGAATCCGAGACCGACGAATCGGAAGCGCAAGCCTGA
- a CDS encoding DUF6735 family protein: MGHRALVGYRRPDRLYDLRYSHWGGDDLSLAEAIDDGSPLADGAVDADLLADSVARERILTDYLDPCIYEALYLVDPGRDYAVDAYRVCWLEWGDGRDGGRGAIVAADPSADEPPTRIRTWFRATKTTLGDAVEMGALSRRAAQAYLEARVCEDEDGTVYTYTGRGTEDGTRDGSAGNGDAYEPTPDRWLERDHGQEVDIDGEFDDPDSDGDWDDRDRDGIG, translated from the coding sequence ATGGGACATAGAGCGCTCGTCGGCTACCGTCGGCCTGACCGGCTCTACGACCTGCGGTACAGCCACTGGGGCGGGGACGACCTCTCGCTCGCGGAAGCGATCGACGACGGGTCGCCCCTCGCCGACGGCGCCGTCGACGCCGACCTGCTCGCGGACTCGGTCGCACGCGAGCGGATCCTCACCGACTACCTCGACCCGTGCATTTACGAGGCACTGTACCTCGTCGATCCGGGACGGGACTACGCCGTCGACGCCTACCGGGTCTGCTGGCTCGAGTGGGGCGACGGCCGCGACGGCGGCCGCGGAGCCATCGTGGCCGCGGATCCCTCGGCGGACGAGCCCCCGACCCGGATCCGGACCTGGTTCCGCGCGACCAAGACGACACTCGGCGACGCGGTCGAAATGGGCGCGCTCTCGAGGCGGGCCGCACAGGCGTACCTCGAGGCCCGCGTCTGCGAGGACGAGGACGGGACGGTGTACACGTACACGGGTCGCGGGACGGAAGACGGGACCCGCGACGGGTCGGCCGGCAACGGGGACGCGTACGAACCGACGCCCGACCGATGGCTCGAGCGCGATCACGGCCAAGAAGTCGACATCGATGGGGAGTTCGACGACCCCGACTCGGACGGAGACTGGGACGACCGTGACCGCGACGGCATCGGCTGA
- a CDS encoding SRPBCC domain-containing protein: MEKIETFEEIDAPPDVVWDVLLEFDSYPEWNPFIRAIEGDPSRGERLRVRIEPPESRGMTFRPTVIAVEPERRLAWRGRLIVPFVFDGDHEFHLEPIDDDRTRLLHRETFRGVLVPVLLDHDRVERGFEAMNEAVKERAERRAATETPVSS; this comes from the coding sequence ATGGAAAAGATCGAAACCTTCGAGGAGATCGACGCCCCGCCCGACGTCGTCTGGGACGTGTTGCTCGAGTTCGACAGCTACCCCGAATGGAACCCGTTCATCCGGGCGATCGAGGGCGACCCCTCGAGGGGAGAACGGTTACGGGTCCGCATCGAACCGCCGGAGTCCCGCGGGATGACGTTCCGACCGACGGTCATCGCCGTCGAGCCGGAACGTCGCCTGGCCTGGCGGGGTCGGCTGATCGTCCCCTTCGTCTTCGACGGCGACCACGAGTTCCACCTCGAGCCGATCGACGACGACCGTACCCGGCTGCTTCACCGGGAGACGTTCCGGGGCGTACTCGTGCCGGTGTTGCTCGACCACGACCGGGTCGAACGCGGCTTCGAGGCGATGAACGAGGCGGTCAAGGAACGGGCCGAGCGACGGGCGGCAACCGAGACGCCGGTCTCGAGCTAG
- a CDS encoding long-chain fatty acid--CoA ligase: MAGYDQTLRPFLWRAERLHPDREVVSRTHEGIVRNTYEEYADRTRQLANALEDAGIGDGDRVGTFCWNHHRHAEVYFAAPNVGGQLHTINPLLPAEHIQYIVENAADRLLFVDQSLLEALEGAHDAAAFESVEQYVVMGSEVPETDLESVTDYESFIDAHGTEYDWPELDEDQPAGMCYTSGTTGKPKGVEYTQQMLWSHTMASLTPQALEIDEDDVVMPVVPMFHVNAWGMPFATTAAGAKHVYPGPSPEPEDLVRLIQEEGVTLTAGVPTVWLGVLEYVQEHDVDLDSLERVVIGGSAAPESLIRQYDDLGVEVVHAWGMTELSPLGTVAHLKSDLEDRSPEQQYAKQAKQGLIVPGLEFKVVDDDGEEVPWNGEDFGELWVRGPWVTDSYFERPQANEVDFEGSWLKTGDIVTVDEDGYIQIVDRTKDVIKSGGEWISSVELENKIMAHEAVSEATVVGAPHEKWQERPVAFVVPTDDAGMDEDEFLAELEAFIAEDYPDWWTPDAVVHIDEVPKTATGKFDKKTLREEYADEDLLVTEESDD; this comes from the coding sequence ATGGCAGGATACGATCAGACGCTCCGACCGTTCCTCTGGCGCGCGGAACGGCTCCACCCGGACCGGGAAGTCGTCTCTCGAACACACGAGGGAATCGTCCGCAACACCTACGAGGAGTACGCCGATCGGACGCGACAACTGGCGAACGCGCTCGAGGACGCCGGAATCGGTGATGGCGACCGCGTCGGGACGTTCTGCTGGAATCACCACCGGCACGCCGAGGTCTACTTCGCAGCGCCGAACGTTGGGGGCCAACTCCACACGATCAACCCGCTGCTGCCGGCCGAACACATCCAGTACATCGTCGAGAACGCTGCGGACCGACTGCTGTTCGTCGACCAGTCGCTGCTCGAGGCGCTCGAGGGGGCTCACGACGCGGCGGCCTTCGAATCCGTCGAGCAGTACGTCGTCATGGGCTCGGAGGTACCGGAGACCGACCTCGAGTCGGTTACCGACTACGAGTCGTTCATCGACGCTCACGGGACGGAGTACGACTGGCCGGAACTCGACGAGGACCAGCCCGCGGGGATGTGTTACACCTCGGGGACGACGGGGAAGCCGAAAGGGGTCGAGTACACCCAGCAGATGCTGTGGTCGCACACGATGGCGAGCCTGACTCCCCAGGCGCTCGAGATCGACGAGGACGACGTCGTCATGCCGGTCGTCCCGATGTTCCACGTCAACGCCTGGGGGATGCCGTTCGCGACGACCGCCGCCGGCGCGAAACACGTCTATCCCGGCCCCTCGCCCGAGCCCGAGGACCTGGTTCGACTCATCCAGGAGGAGGGGGTTACCCTCACGGCCGGCGTCCCGACCGTCTGGCTCGGCGTCCTCGAGTACGTCCAGGAACACGACGTGGACCTCGACTCGCTCGAGCGGGTCGTTATCGGCGGAAGCGCCGCTCCCGAGAGCCTGATCCGCCAGTACGACGACCTCGGCGTCGAGGTCGTCCACGCCTGGGGGATGACCGAACTGTCGCCGCTGGGGACCGTCGCCCACCTCAAGAGCGACCTCGAGGACCGCTCGCCCGAACAGCAGTACGCGAAGCAGGCCAAGCAAGGGCTGATCGTTCCGGGCCTCGAGTTCAAAGTCGTCGACGACGACGGCGAGGAGGTCCCGTGGAACGGCGAGGACTTCGGCGAACTGTGGGTCCGTGGCCCCTGGGTCACGGACTCGTACTTCGAGCGGCCCCAGGCCAACGAAGTCGACTTCGAGGGGTCGTGGCTCAAGACCGGCGACATCGTCACCGTCGACGAGGACGGCTACATCCAGATCGTCGACCGGACGAAGGACGTGATCAAGAGCGGCGGCGAGTGGATCTCCTCCGTCGAACTCGAGAACAAGATTATGGCCCACGAGGCGGTCAGCGAGGCCACCGTCGTCGGCGCGCCCCACGAGAAGTGGCAGGAACGGCCGGTCGCGTTCGTCGTCCCGACCGACGACGCCGGGATGGACGAAGACGAGTTCCTGGCCGAACTCGAGGCGTTCATCGCGGAGGACTATCCCGACTGGTGGACGCCCGACGCCGTCGTCCACATCGACGAGGTGCCCAAGACCGCGACGGGTAAGTTCGACAAGAAGACGCTCCGCGAGGAGTACGCCGACGAGGACCTGCTGGTCACGGAGGAGTCGGACGACTGA
- a CDS encoding PLP-dependent cysteine synthase family protein, which produces MTDQRTPDESAGGTESGTTGTGTGTGIGTGIDESTIFETPLLELEVDVPGTVYGKAEWFNLPEAPHGGGSIKSRIAKGMLDGAEQRGELEPDATIIEPTSGNTGSEIARLATARGYDVEIVMPDNASGGKIEAVRDAGAEIHFVDADLGYDAVIERCEELIAANPEDYYRPNQYENPDNPGTHERTTAREILEQTDGAVTHFVAGAGTGGTVTGTGRGLHDRGDDVTVVGFEPKEALHAIDGLKFLRTGDHYHPETYDESVLDRKEYVSTGDAYDRARDLRDRYQDAAVDVHDPGQHDPETVEDYLRVDGQFVVGTSSGAGIQAVHQLAEDGALDEDSVTVVMLCDRGDKYADIPLWEEYL; this is translated from the coding sequence ATGACCGACCAGCGGACGCCGGACGAGTCGGCCGGCGGGACCGAATCCGGGACCACCGGAACCGGGACCGGGACCGGAATCGGAACCGGGATCGACGAGTCCACGATCTTCGAGACCCCGCTACTCGAGCTCGAGGTCGACGTCCCCGGCACCGTCTACGGCAAGGCGGAGTGGTTCAACCTGCCGGAGGCCCCACACGGCGGCGGCTCCATCAAGTCACGCATCGCGAAGGGGATGCTCGACGGGGCCGAACAGCGGGGCGAACTCGAGCCCGACGCGACGATCATCGAACCCACATCGGGCAACACGGGCAGCGAGATCGCTCGACTCGCCACGGCGCGAGGGTACGACGTCGAGATCGTGATGCCGGACAACGCAAGCGGCGGCAAGATCGAGGCGGTCCGGGACGCCGGCGCCGAGATCCACTTCGTCGACGCCGACCTCGGCTACGACGCCGTCATCGAGCGCTGCGAGGAACTGATCGCCGCAAACCCCGAAGACTACTACCGCCCGAACCAGTACGAGAACCCCGACAACCCCGGCACCCACGAGCGGACGACGGCCCGGGAGATTCTGGAGCAGACCGACGGAGCGGTCACCCACTTCGTCGCGGGGGCCGGAACCGGCGGCACCGTCACGGGGACGGGCCGGGGGCTCCACGACCGCGGCGACGACGTCACCGTCGTCGGCTTCGAGCCAAAGGAGGCGCTGCACGCCATCGACGGCCTGAAATTCCTCCGGACGGGCGACCACTACCACCCCGAGACGTACGACGAGTCCGTCCTCGACCGCAAGGAGTACGTCTCGACGGGCGACGCCTACGACCGCGCCCGGGACCTCCGGGATCGCTACCAGGACGCGGCGGTCGACGTCCACGATCCGGGCCAGCACGACCCAGAAACCGTCGAGGACTACCTCCGGGTCGACGGCCAGTTCGTCGTCGGCACCTCGAGCGGGGCCGGGATCCAGGCCGTCCACCAGTTAGCCGAGGACGGGGCGCTCGACGAGGACTCGGTGACGGTCGTGATGCTCTGCGACCGCGGCGACAAGTACGCCGACATTCCGCTGTGGGAGGAGTACCTCTGA
- the dps gene encoding DNA protection during starvation protein, protein MSDEKPHASGDIETGDTSERVGMAVLRERGLDPEDLREKLIDAVGAEFTTYYYYTNLRMHLAGHEDYKEITEDARLEDRAHFELVAPRVYELGGALPNDIRAFADRASCPDAEVPTPMGDEGGFDTGQLSAEAILEVLLEAERCAIRTWSEICDMTHGVDPRTYDMAQRILQEEVEHEAWFVELLSMERDGEINPAGHFVRGEPGDAPYSTNRRFNDSA, encoded by the coding sequence ATGTCCGACGAGAAACCACACGCGTCAGGAGACATCGAGACAGGTGACACGAGCGAGCGAGTCGGGATGGCCGTCCTCCGCGAACGCGGTCTCGACCCCGAAGACCTCCGGGAGAAACTCATCGACGCCGTCGGCGCCGAGTTTACGACGTACTACTACTACACCAACCTCCGGATGCACCTCGCCGGCCACGAGGACTACAAGGAGATCACCGAGGACGCCCGCCTCGAGGACCGGGCCCACTTCGAACTGGTCGCGCCGCGAGTGTACGAACTCGGCGGCGCGTTGCCGAACGACATCCGGGCGTTCGCGGACCGCGCGTCCTGCCCGGACGCCGAGGTACCGACGCCGATGGGCGACGAGGGCGGGTTCGACACCGGGCAGTTGTCGGCGGAAGCGATCCTCGAGGTACTGCTCGAGGCCGAGCGGTGTGCCATCCGGACGTGGTCGGAGATCTGTGACATGACTCACGGCGTCGACCCGCGGACCTACGACATGGCCCAGCGCATCCTTCAGGAGGAGGTCGAACACGAGGCCTGGTTCGTCGAACTGCTCTCGATGGAGCGCGACGGCGAGATCAACCCGGCCGGCCACTTCGTTCGGGGCGAACCCGGCGACGCGCCGTACTCGACGAACCGTCGGTTCAACGACAGCGCCTGA
- a CDS encoding molybdopterin-dependent oxidoreductase, with protein MSDLEPHAVPDAVLEALGLEDDPGAFDPYTVDSDGWNLEVSGAVTDPLSLSRRDLESFPFETATEDFDCVEGWRADDLAWRGVRVERVLERAGPVADEPHALVRALDGDYACSFPLERLSTALLALELDGEPLPLEHGGPARLVPLDDDDDCWESIKWVSAIEIGDDPFGGDDTAKERALSRLE; from the coding sequence ATGAGCGACCTCGAACCCCACGCGGTGCCCGACGCGGTCCTCGAGGCGCTCGGACTCGAGGACGATCCGGGCGCGTTCGATCCCTACACCGTCGATTCCGACGGGTGGAACCTCGAGGTCTCGGGTGCTGTCACGGACCCACTGTCTCTCTCCCGGCGGGACCTCGAGTCGTTCCCGTTCGAGACGGCGACGGAGGACTTCGACTGCGTGGAGGGGTGGCGGGCCGACGACCTCGCGTGGCGCGGGGTCCGGGTCGAACGGGTGCTCGAGCGGGCCGGCCCCGTCGCCGACGAACCGCACGCGCTCGTTCGCGCGCTCGACGGGGACTACGCGTGTTCGTTCCCGCTCGAGCGCCTGTCGACGGCGCTGCTCGCCCTCGAACTCGACGGCGAACCGCTCCCGCTCGAGCACGGCGGCCCGGCCCGTCTCGTCCCGCTGGACGATGACGACGACTGCTGGGAGAGCATCAAGTGGGTGTCGGCGATCGAGATCGGCGACGATCCCTTCGGCGGGGACGACACCGCGAAAGAGCGGGCGCTGTCGCGACTCGAGTGA
- a CDS encoding sulfurtransferase TusA family protein, whose amino-acid sequence MSKPTWDDVVDLPDELDDETAEQLYEEADERQDMTGEVCPYPQLEAKKAIQGLGSGDLLVQETDHVPSTENVPKAVEDLADAKVWKSGSGLYRIFLSKK is encoded by the coding sequence ATGAGCAAGCCGACCTGGGACGACGTCGTCGACCTCCCGGACGAACTCGACGACGAGACGGCCGAACAGCTCTACGAGGAGGCCGACGAACGCCAGGACATGACGGGCGAGGTCTGTCCGTACCCGCAACTCGAGGCCAAGAAGGCGATCCAGGGGCTCGGGTCGGGCGACCTGCTCGTCCAGGAGACCGACCACGTACCGAGTACCGAAAACGTCCCGAAGGCAGTCGAGGACCTCGCCGACGCGAAGGTCTGGAAGAGCGGGTCGGGACTGTACCGTATTTTCCTCTCCAAGAAGTAA
- a CDS encoding MOSC domain-containing protein, translating into MARLERIRTYPVKSLDGVDREEATIRENGTLAGDRAFAIFDADGEVVEGPRTDRVHDITTEYDPETGALTVDVTGSDADGPRQFDLESEVGRERAAAWFSDVFDLGELALERDDERGYVARNGMGTSVISTATLETVADWFDDLTVDGVRRRMRANLEVSGVEPFWEDRFVGADAPAFTVGDVRLEGVTPCARCVVPERDPDTGEALPEFRERFVEKRRETFPEWADEAAFDHYYTLMLIADVVDADRGKTVAVGDPVEPLD; encoded by the coding sequence ATGGCACGGCTCGAGCGCATCCGAACCTACCCCGTGAAGTCCCTCGACGGCGTCGACCGCGAGGAAGCAACGATCCGCGAGAACGGCACGCTCGCCGGCGACCGGGCGTTCGCCATCTTCGACGCCGACGGCGAGGTCGTCGAGGGTCCACGGACCGATCGCGTACACGATATAACGACCGAGTACGATCCCGAAACGGGAGCGTTGACCGTCGACGTGACGGGGAGCGACGCGGACGGCCCGCGCCAGTTCGACCTCGAGAGCGAAGTGGGCCGCGAGCGCGCGGCCGCGTGGTTCTCGGACGTCTTCGACCTCGGCGAGCTCGCGCTCGAACGCGACGACGAGCGCGGTTACGTCGCCCGGAACGGTATGGGAACGTCCGTGATCAGCACCGCGACCCTGGAGACGGTCGCCGACTGGTTCGACGACCTCACCGTCGACGGCGTTCGCCGGCGGATGCGGGCGAACCTCGAGGTTTCGGGCGTCGAACCGTTCTGGGAGGATCGGTTCGTCGGCGCGGACGCGCCGGCTTTCACCGTCGGCGACGTGCGACTCGAGGGAGTCACGCCCTGTGCGCGCTGTGTCGTCCCGGAGCGGGATCCGGACACGGGCGAGGCTCTCCCCGAGTTCCGCGAACGATTCGTCGAGAAGCGCCGGGAGACGTTCCCCGAGTGGGCCGACGAGGCGGCCTTCGACCACTACTACACGCTGATGCTCATCGCCGACGTCGTCGACGCGGATCGGGGGAAGACGGTCGCCGTCGGCGATCCCGTGGAACCGCTCGACTGA
- a CDS encoding nicotinate phosphoribosyltransferase translates to MSQPSFGYLTPETLPLFTDLYELRMLQAYRNQGHDPTATFSLFTRELPANRGYMIAAGLEQALHYVEGLEFGDRAIEYLTELEFDPAFLDYLESFEFTGEIRALPEGTPVFENEPLLEVTAPISQAQLFETAVINQIGFQTLIATKAARMRDVIDREGDGQRLVDFGSRRSHGTDAGIKAARAAYVGGFDGTSNVAAGEAFDVPVFGTMAHSWVQSFEHERDSFETFVDEYGEDSVLLIDTYDTVAGAETAKAVAEENDVDLRGVRLDSGDLPALSKAVDEVFPEVDEFISSGIDEYAIREFFDRDGIAAGFGPGTALVTSTDSPKVEGVYKLVAVERDGEMQPTMKLSKGKVTYPGAKSVRRTTEGGEYAGDVVGLREESDDLPGEELLETVVEDGERVVDLPDLETIRERAADLRRRLPVEHRRIEDPEPYEVRISDALEAETEGLRRTLEERMDV, encoded by the coding sequence ATGTCCCAGCCTAGCTTCGGCTACCTGACCCCGGAGACCCTCCCCCTGTTCACCGACCTGTACGAGTTGCGGATGCTGCAGGCGTACCGCAATCAGGGACACGACCCGACGGCGACGTTCAGCCTCTTCACCCGCGAGTTGCCGGCAAATCGCGGATACATGATCGCGGCGGGCCTCGAGCAGGCCCTACACTACGTCGAGGGCCTCGAGTTCGGCGACCGAGCGATCGAGTACCTGACCGAACTCGAGTTCGACCCGGCGTTTCTGGACTACCTCGAGTCGTTCGAGTTTACCGGCGAGATCCGCGCGCTGCCGGAGGGGACGCCGGTCTTCGAAAACGAGCCGCTGCTCGAAGTGACGGCCCCCATCTCGCAGGCACAACTGTTCGAGACGGCGGTCATCAACCAGATCGGGTTCCAGACGCTGATCGCGACGAAGGCCGCCCGGATGCGGGACGTGATCGATCGGGAGGGTGACGGCCAGCGGCTCGTCGATTTCGGCTCGCGGCGCTCCCACGGTACCGACGCGGGGATCAAGGCCGCGCGGGCGGCCTACGTCGGCGGCTTCGACGGGACGTCGAACGTCGCCGCGGGGGAGGCCTTCGACGTCCCCGTCTTCGGGACGATGGCCCACTCCTGGGTCCAGAGCTTCGAGCACGAGCGCGATTCCTTCGAGACGTTCGTCGACGAGTACGGCGAGGACAGCGTCCTGCTGATCGACACCTACGACACGGTCGCCGGGGCCGAGACGGCAAAGGCGGTCGCCGAGGAGAACGACGTCGACCTGCGCGGCGTTCGACTCGATTCGGGGGATCTGCCCGCGCTCTCGAAGGCCGTCGACGAGGTGTTCCCCGAGGTCGACGAGTTCATCTCGTCGGGGATCGACGAGTACGCGATCCGGGAGTTCTTCGACAGGGACGGGATCGCAGCCGGCTTCGGGCCCGGAACGGCGCTGGTGACGAGCACCGACTCGCCCAAGGTCGAAGGCGTCTACAAACTCGTGGCGGTCGAACGGGACGGCGAGATGCAACCGACGATGAAGCTCTCCAAGGGGAAGGTCACCTACCCCGGCGCCAAGAGCGTCCGCCGGACGACCGAGGGCGGCGAGTACGCCGGCGACGTCGTCGGCCTGCGCGAGGAGAGCGACGACCTCCCCGGCGAGGAACTGCTCGAGACCGTCGTCGAGGACGGCGAGCGGGTCGTCGACCTCCCCGACCTCGAGACGATCCGCGAGCGCGCGGCCGACCTCCGGCGGCGGCTCCCGGTCGAACACCGGCGGATCGAGGACCCCGAGCCCTACGAGGTACGAATCAGCGACGCGCTCGAGGCCGAAACGGAGGGCCTGCGCCGGACGCTCGAGGAGCGGATGGACGTCTGA